The DNA segment AAGAGTATTGCCAAACAGTTGATTAAATCTTTTAAGATcataaaaataattggaaaaaatatcaaaaatggcCGAAACTATAACTAAAACTCAACCACAAAGCCTTAAACTCAGATCTGGCTTCGAATTACCACAAGTTGGCTTTGGTTTATGGAAAATTCCAAAAGATAAGACCGCACAAGTTGTGCATGATGCAATTAAATGCGGGTATAGAAATTTTGATGGTGCTTATGACtatcaaaatgaagaagaagctggGGAAGGTATCAGAAAGGCAATTTCTGACGGGCTAGTAACTAGAGACGAAATCTTTGTAACAACCAAGCTATGGAACAATTACCACTCTAAAGAGAATGTCTTCAAATCAGCCAAATGGCAGAACGAAGCTTGGGGATTAGGCTACATTGACTTGTACTTAATGCATTTCCCCATTGCCTTAAAGTATGTGGATCCTAAGGAAAACCAATACCCAGCTTGGTGGGCAGATAAGGAAATGACTATTGTACAACCTGATAGAGTTCCAATTAGAGAAACATGGGAGGCAATGGAATCATTGGTAGATTTAGGAATTGCAAGATCGATTGGAGTTAGCAATTTCCAGGCACAAGCAATCTACGATATTTTGACATATAATAGCTTACCAATCTCAGCTTTACAGGTGGAACATCACCCGTATTTGGTTCAAccagaattatttcaacTATGCCAAGAACAGAATATTGCCTTTATTGCTTACTCGTCGTATGGACCACAATCATTTCT comes from the Debaryomyces hansenii CBS767 chromosome B complete sequence genome and includes:
- a CDS encoding DEHA2B00572p (similar to uniprot|P38715 Saccharomyces cerevisiae YHR104w GRE3 aldose reductase), whose product is MAETITKTQPQSLKLRSGFELPQVGFGLWKIPKDKTAQVVHDAIKCGYRNFDGAYDYQNEEEAGEGIRKAISDGLVTRDEIFVTTKLWNNYHSKENVFKSAKWQNEAWGLGYIDLYLMHFPIALKYVDPKENQYPAWWADKEMTIVQPDRVPIRETWEAMESLVDLGIARSIGVSNFQAQAIYDILTYNSLPISALQVEHHPYLVQPELFQLCQEQNIAFIAYSSYGPQSFLELPGSFSELANDITPLFQNKTILSIASTHKKSPAQVLLRWATQRGVVVIPKASSQTHLEQNLQLDFDLSEDQINSISKLDIGLRFNDPGFYLKSHPLHIFA